ATTTACGTTGTAGTTTCTGTTCCAGGTTTGAGAGGTAAGTGCATTTAGTTAAATTTTTGTTAAGTTTGGAAAAATTTAGTTAGGGGTTCAGTTCAGGATGCAGCGAATGCAGTCCAAGCTGGTACTTAAGGACAAGATGGTACTGTATTACGATACAAAGTTCAAGAAGAATAAATATGTTAGTATTCACAAGATATGGTGATCTGGTCGACCAATTTTTGTAGTGTACACTTCAGCCGCTTCCACGGTTGCGTGAGGGATTCACAAGTTGCCCAGTCCGTTAAAAAGATTTTTTGGTGTACAGtaaagtatgtacagtaacataccgtacagtacagctGAAACGTCAAATCGGATCTCTGAACTGGGGGTAATAAGTAGAAGCCTGGCCACCGAAAAGTTGTGTTTTATCATTCGTAATCCTCACCACAGGAAGATGTTGCTCGAGTTCCTCCTCCCgactcttcttcatggGGTAAAAGGTGCGATCTATTAGTTTGATGGAGAATCTGAGTGGTTGAACAAAGTGCTAGAAGCCAGCCCATGATTAAGTGCGAGTGGATTTAATGGAGGAGAGAGGATCAGAACGAGAAGTTTGACAGAACGAGGAGTTTGACAGAACGAGGAGTTTGACAGAACGAGGAGTTTGACTGAACGAGGAGTTTGACTGACCCATGTCTGAACGGCAGATTGCCTCGTGCGAACATTAGCAGATTCATAGCTCAGGGTAGCTCAGTGTTGGCTCAGGAAATGTCTGGCATAGCACCCTTCATTCTTCTGGCAAAGCACTTTTGTATGAATTACCGATTAATAAACGATATCAACACACACGTGGTCCATTGGTCGGTTTTCTGAGGTTTGGATCCCGTATATACGCGATAATGGAGCCTGCAAAAACATAAACGCGATCAGCAGTGGCAAATGAAACAGACACTAGTTGACAACTTTGTCAAATTACTGTGTGCGTTAGTCACACCTCAATGTCGAGAAAATGTCGATACTCATTGGAACCGCCAGAAAGCCCCTGTTCTCACAATCACATTCGTGTACTTGGTCTGATCATCTGATATCGCAATCTCCACGTAGGAGAAATCAAATTCGGTCCTGATTTGCACTCACACCTAGTTCAAAGTAAGCAACTATCTTTTGAAGCTAGCTCTGGGTCTGGGATATTTAAACCAGCAGATTCGTCCCTGTTCGTCCCTGTTCGTCACTTATCTCTGAAGATGGTTTACCCTTACTACGCCGTTGCCATTGGAAAATATGTGGGGATTTTCACTTCGTCTGGTGCAGCCACTGCTTCTACGACCGGAGTGTCGGGTGCCAGTATGATGGGATTCAAAACTCTTGGAAGCGCCATTTGGTGGCTGGCCACCACTTCTGCAGCAGGTGCTGCCACGGTGGGACTGGGAGTTGTCGGGCTGGGAGCGGCTGCTCTCATAATGACCACTGATTCTGATCCTGTGCCAAAGTGTAGTTGGTGGCAGGAGTGGTGTTAGAGTAGTGATCGGTGAAGTGCTTGGTGGAGTGATTAGTGGAGTGAATTGAGTGCGTTGAGTGGATCGTGATCGTGTGAGTTGAATGAGTATGTTGAATGGTTGAGTACAAATGACGTTGTTGTAATGATTCAGTGCGAGCAGTAGTGGAGAGGCTATGTCCTCCCTGATGTTTGGAAATCCCGTCTGAATACTTCCGAGAGCCCAAACCATCCCTAGAAATTCATCAGTAGCATGCAATTGACCGTGCTGGCTACTTCAGGACATCGGATTAATCTTCTGCTACTCTACTGTAGTCACCAGACAAGCTTCAACTCCAGCTGTGTCTAAGATAAGGGTCACCCTGAAAACGCTTGAGGTTCTTGGAGACATCCTCGTATTGGCTCTCACAATTGTGAAAGGGCCAGTATGGTTTTGAATGACTAGATGAGTAAGAGACGGTCGAGAGCCTGCTGCTCTTTTGGAAAAGTTCTGATCATGAAATGTTGGTCGTACCAAATGTCGAGCAGAAAGCTGGTGAAGTGAGATCCAAGATGAATGTCTTTCGATTTAATGTGATCCCTTGAGTAGGAATCTGTACAAAACGAGGTGTCTGCAGAACGGCACGGTCGCTCATAGATAAGACGCTCAGTTGGGGCCCGTTCGCTGAAAAAACGTTTTTCAAGCATAATGATTCGTGAGGTTTCCGTTCATCCATCAGATCCATTCTGCTTCGGGTTTAGTTGCCAAAGTCGGCTCAATGACTTGTAATTTCGACCCGATATGTTTCTTCCATCATTGGTTTGATTCAAGTCGAATTTGCACCTGTATCCATGAGAGttgttgtacagtattgtactggGCGGTTGGGTATGAAATGTTCCGATGTTGTTGGAGGCAGTCAGAATCAACATCTTGTTACCATAAGGTGAAATCTGACCATTGTACCCACAATAGATGCAATTTCAGCCAGTTCAAACTTTCAAACACCTCGGTGAGACTTGGCTGAGCTTGGTGGTGGCCTACACGGTGTAGACGAGATAGCCGTTACCGCAACTGTTGGTTTTGGTACAGGGGAACACATGGAAGGAAATCCACAACAATATTCTCATCCTGGGTTGTTGAATCAGTCGGCCCAACTTCAGGTGTCGTAGAAATGTCAGTTGTCAGTCGAGTCTAGACGATCGCAAAAGCACAGACTCGTTGTAGTTTTGAACCACATGTGTAAAGCCGCCTTTTAGATCATAGAACCACACTAATCTTTGAGCCAGCTGTAGAGTCCAACTAGAGTGAAACTTCTCATGGAGACGCATCTTGTAGACAGCTTCATCTGGAGTCACGGACATCTGAACTTTGATCAGCTCACATCTCTCTGCTGGCTCGTTTCGCTCTGTTGGCTCACGTCGCTCTGTTGCGTCTCCCCGCTCGTCCCTGCTGCCACTCTATACACACTCCCATCCTCCACAGCTCTCACCATCAACCCCCTGCTGACATCCACAATATATGTTCCCAAATGAGTAGGAACAACGGCGTAGTGATAATCCCAGTGATCATTTCGCTTgcccagaaacagcagaTCGAATATCGATCCGGAGCCCGCACTGTCTGACACAGCTTCTCTCCCCAGCTGGGGTTGCAGCACATGGTGAATGCCACCTCGAAAGTAGTGAATAAGTCCGTCGTAGTACGAAACGGACTCATTGTAGCCGTCGACTTCGGCCACAATCTCAAACTCCCGGTCCACCAGATAGAATAGGGCCCATCCCGAAAACAGAGACGGCATCACCAGAAACACATGGTCGCCGAATGTTAGAATATTCGGCATTTCGAAGCATTTTTCAAACATGTCCGGCTGAAGACCTTTTGAGCCCTTAAACTTGATGATAATATCGCCCTCGGGCCGCTCATCGGGTTCACATACTGCCATGATCACCAGCATATGAGGGAACGAGATCACCTTGGAGTCGTACCTGTCCTCGGGCTCGTATCCGTACTCATTTCCGTGAAGGTCGCGGTCTTTTATCAGATCCTGCGAACATGTGTTTGATAAATCCACGCGGATTCCGTACTCGCTGGTGTAAACGAGGTTTGCAATTTTGCGCTTGTCGAGCCGTTCAAAAGAGGTGTCTAGAACCGGAGACTCGTGGAATTTAGTAGAAGAAACAGTCTTCAGTTTCGGTGTTATATCCACTCCGGGCTTTGAACGCCGCACCTGCTCAATCGCACACGCTTTCCACGTGCCACGATCCGAAAACTGGGGTTCGAACCACGGACAGGAGCGCCGTATTGCTCGCTGAAAAAGGGTATCGGAAACGAGACGACGCCAACTCGCACTGGTTTGCGAAAGCGCGATGATTGACTCGAGATCCAGCTCTTCGGCGATCAGGAGAACTATTTCTGGTGGcaacatgttgtgtgtagAGATGTCAGTCGCAATTAATCATGCATAAAGTACGCATTATCCCAAACTCTTAAGTTGAAGTAATATAGTTGACGATAGTTGCGATGTTAACTATACAACCCCTCAACCGTGtccagaaaaagaaaagatATTGGTATCTCAGAAGGTCACTGGAGGAAAGAAATGATATAAATGATTGAATTGAGAGATTTTTGCGGCGTATTtcacattttttttcatttctCGACGTCAGGAAATTGAGGTATCCCTTCCCGAAGCTGTAGTAATACTTGTTAGAATTCTCTTCAAATTTACTTGAGATTAGTTGGATGTTGTTTCGAGTCATTTTCGCCACAAGTACTGACCGTAAAAGGACCATTTGGTCAAAGGCTTCTTTTTATCATACATTGTACACTTCCAGAATCTCTTCAAGCTCTTTTATGAGCGGAaagtgtactgtacttccTCTCACAGTTAATGCGCACAGTGACTTAGGAGTCCTTGGATCTTTGGAAATACGAGCGCAGTCGGTCTGTGAAGTTGACAATTGTTCTCTTcagagtacaagtatcgcAGCGATACCAATTTTGCCCTATATTAAGACATTATACAGTCATACTCACACATAAATAGTTGAGAGATTCGGTCCATGCAAAAGAAGCCAGTATCCACTGTGATTTGTAAATTGCCATTTGAACTGACAAAAAAAGTTCCTATCAAGTGGTTACAATTGAACTACATTCTTATCGCCCCCATTTATCAACTAAACCACCTTCTTTGTGGGTTTTT
The Yarrowia lipolytica chromosome 1A, complete sequence genome window above contains:
- a CDS encoding uncharacterized protein (Compare to YALI0A14322g, weakly similar to uniprot|Q6C8R9 Yarrowia lipolytica YALI0D17512g), with translation MLPPEIVLLIAEELDLESIIALSQTSASWRRLVSDTLFQRAIRRSCPWFEPQFSDRGTWKACAIEQVRRSKPGVDITPKLKTVSSTKFHESPVLDTSFERLDKRKIANLVYTSEYGIRVDLSNTCSQDLIKDRDLHGNEYGYEPEDRYDSKVISFPHMLVIMAVCEPDERPEGDIIIKFKGSKGLQPDMFEKCFEMPNILTFGDHVFLVMPSLFSGWALFYLVDREFEIVAEVDGYNESVSYYDGLIHYFRGGIHHVLQPQLGREAVSDSAGSGSIFDLLFLGKRNDHWDYHYAVVPTHLGTYIVDVSRGLMVRAVEDGSVYRVAAGTSGETQQSDVSQQSETSQQRDVS